Within Saccharomycodes ludwigii strain NBRC 1722 chromosome IV, whole genome shotgun sequence, the genomic segment AAATTGAAGGAGAAGAAGTTAAATCGGTGAAAGTTGAAAAGGGGAAGCCTATGGAAGTAGAAGTTGAAAAAGAGGAACTTAGGGAGGCAAATATTGAAGATGAGGAACCTAAAGAGGTAGAGattgaagaagaggaaCCTAAAGAGGTAGAACTTGAAGAAGAGAATCCCAAGAAGGTAGAACTTGAAGAAGAGAATCCCAAGAAGgttgaagaagaggaaCCTAAGGAGGTAGAACTTGAAGAAGAGAATCCCAAGAAGGTAGAGattgaagaagaggaaCCTAAAGAGGTAGAACTTGAAGAAGAGGAACCTAAAGAGGTAGAACTTGAAGAAGAGGATCCCAAGAAGGTGGAACTTGAAGAAGAGGAACCTAAAGAGGTAGAGATTGAAGATGAGAAGCTCAAAAAGGTAATAATTGAAAACGAGCAatttgaaaaggaaaaaccTCAAGAAttagaaattaaaaggGATGAACTTGAAACTGAAAAACCTAAAACTATAACATGCAAAGAAACAGAGGTAGAGAATGAGGCTATTGGAGCAAATGAAGCTACAAAGGAAGAAGTGCAGGAGATTATGAAAGTCTTGACAGATAACGAAGACGAAATGGTAATAAAACACGAAAATGAGAAAGATGCTATTGAAGGAATACATGACCAAGAGTTAAAAGAGGTTTCCAACGCTGTCAAAGACCAAGAGTTAAAAGAGGTTTCCAACGCTGTCAAAGACCAAGAAGAAAAACGGCCATATGCTAATAGTGTTACTCCTACTGTTGGTGCAGATAAGGATTTTGGAATATGTaatgacaaaaaaatagaacTTCAAGCTGATGGTAGCACCAGAAAGAACGAAactaaagaagaaaatattaaaactttcAAGGATGCAGGAGATCTAGAAGGTGACAAAGAGGAACCAAAGACTGAAAGTGATCAATCACTTGAAATTTTAGATGCGCTAGAAGAGAGTGAAGATAAATTGCAGAAGGATGCTAACGAATCACTTCAAATTTTGGAAGGAAATGAAGGAGAATTAAACAGTCAAACTAATGACTCAATTGAAATTTTAGAAGATATAGATAGCGAAAATGAGGAAAAACATGAGAATGTTGAAATTAATGATGCTAATGAGCAAGAAGAACGAAATTCACTTGAGAGTGACGCATACTCAGCCAATCAAACTAGCTATCATATATTAATTCCTtgtaatgaaaatgataaagGGTTGAGTTATTCTTCGGATGAGGAAGTTATGGTGAATGTTACTGATAAAGAAGAGACTGGCACGAAATTAGGAGAACAAGAAAACGAAAATGAAAGGGAGTTGGGCATTGAAGGAGAAAGTGGCAactattttaataatgagAAGCCACAGAAACACATTGAACATGATGAACTGGgtgatattgttgttgcaaCTGACCAGAATGATGATTCGGTTCCCATTGCGGACAAATTAAACGATGACATAGATGATTTGTTAAACGAATTGGAATTTATTGATGATTCTGAGGCttccaaattattaaaCGATTTTGATACAATGAGATATAATGATGAAAAGTCTTTATCATTTGTGAAAGACAAAAACTTGAGGAACACTAAAAATATCGAACCTGATACTAAAGCTAGTGCTGTTACTAGTTCAAAAGTGTCTCATTCAGAGATCTCTGATTATCTAAGTAAACAACCTGTGTACATTTATACTTCATTGGCTGGCGGTGGTTTCCATATGCCAAGCAGGACAAATAGACTAGCTCAGATATTGACTGCAAACAGAATACCGTTTACCTATAGAGATTTAGGAACAGATGAAGAAGCTAAGAAGGTTTGGAAAAGATATTCAAGAGGTAGGATGCTTCCTGGTGTTGTTAGAGGTAaagatgatattattgGCAATTGGGAAGAAATTGAAGATGCCAATGAGGAATATAGATTACGTGAGTTAATTTATGAGACTTTGTGATGCTTGTAGAGGGATGGAGAGttcttttcatttatttatttatttatttctatttattctttattatttttttgttggaaaaaaaaaataaataatttagccgctgatatattttttactgGGTATtagatatatttaaaatagtGGATGTTGTACAGCTTTTAACTGATACTGTTtatatagtaatattatttattattagttaacCTTAATGGCTTatccccttttttttttttttttttttttttttatttttatttttttgttctttgttttgttttgtttattatttttgttcttttgttttgttttttgttttttgtttttttgtttctaaaaatgaaattaccccacaaaacaaaaaagggaaaaatgCAATATTTCTTGCAGTTAGTGGGTCCATCTGCCCACCCGCACCCAAACCCACACCCAAACCCAATTTTTTGTCTCTCCATTCTTTCGCCATCCCCCTTACCTTGCGCCTGCTCCCTTGCCCCTTTCTCACTATCTTTAAATTTACCACatgattaaaaatgaattcATAACAGCATTTAAAGCAAATGTTTATTCTTCTCTACAGCAAAATATGCAGAATTATGATTGTAAGAAGCAGATCCAACTTACTTGTGCAATGAAATTTCtcctatttttatatatatatatatttttttatcctttgTCACGCTATActgatataaataaataaacagataaataaataaataaataaataaataaataaacaaataaatatataaacaaagtAAACAAATTAATCCTTTTCcatcttattttattccGTGCTAATTTTATCCTTTCCCTCCCCCACCAATCTCTTCTTCCTTCGCTAAgtcttatttatttctatttgcCCCTTCTTCACTTCTCAGTTAACTTCTTCTTTGTTTCCaacaattttcaaataatcattcacacacacacacacacacacacatatatatatatatatacaccGTTTCTCctctttttattctttctttcaTCATTGTCATCgttgttatttgttttttgccTATATCAACACAAAGCCCTGAAAGCAAGTATCATCATTCATTACAACTTTGAGTATAATATTGCTCACTATACTATAGTATAATATATC encodes:
- a CDS encoding uncharacterized protein (similar to Saccharomyces cerevisiae YFR016C | protein of unknown function) gives rise to the protein MNRENNSSDIDNDITCNISSPSLVGLSIRSVNDKENPDFQDGKPQLTASQTSLSVFNNNNNNSAISESIIKEKEEDADYTTVADLNKEGALLTDDNEVDVNQLIRNSSATNDIDNLQRVLKLKQKRMKNNRGVNHHNDIYGETHSNDISPIVSNQSLLITSTDPINDTIMPSNKSATSGDNGETNEKVRNSYGEDIVIKSDRPHLARGDSYQNTVKGSSKERISNSNNGSSTGVGTATTTTNTAAITSDQGRSGRSKYIGKEYLRSLSRSMSRGPSESRADSSNNQSSSAEDDIIINNNNDDNRSDPMMHSTNNYSISRNDLETATSNIIHEEKEEEEEGALMNDQEDLDHPHSLNDDYVGDDEHEEGEKEEKQVNLNSKLQLPLLNSDRNIGDAKRTAKLDHSFNNVLEELYDFMNLSSDDEKKEGGQNLKEDGQTKEDGEKDSEKIDIISENNKEFSEKEILLDQNLPTSSKSNKDEMGKIGEVTIAVGINDVPDKCEKEVFVYNKAYTPEKEKELTDEKNKKMEEQLEQQLFGSQEKERDYLEPKEVESEGEDTEKKEIEETQSKEVEHDRMGIGKVHFGEAESEEKGFGNVEVTKTDVTTKEQFEKKEPEEVEIVEETPKEVEIEEEEPKKVEIEGEEVKSVKVEKGKPMEVEVEKEELREANIEDEEPKEVEIEEEEPKEVELEEENPKKVELEEENPKKVEEEEPKEVELEEENPKKVEIEEEEPKEVELEEEEPKEVELEEEDPKKVELEEEEPKEVEIEDEKLKKVIIENEQFEKEKPQELEIKRDELETEKPKTITCKETEVENEAIGANEATKEEVQEIMKVLTDNEDEMVIKHENEKDAIEGIHDQELKEVSNAVKDQELKEVSNAVKDQEEKRPYANSVTPTVGADKDFGICNDKKIELQADGSTRKNETKEENIKTFKDAGDLEGDKEEPKTESDQSLEILDALEESEDKLQKDANESLQILEGNEGELNSQTNDSIEILEDIDSENEEKHENVEINDANEQEERNSLESDAYSANQTSYHILIPCNENDKGLSYSSDEEVMVNVTDKEETGTKLGEQENENERELGIEGESGNYFNNEKPQKHIEHDELGDIVVATDQNDDSVPIADKLNDDIDDLLNELEFIDDSEASKLLNDFDTMRYNDEKSLSFVKDKNLRNTKNIEPDTKASAVTSSKVSHSEISDYLSKQPVYIYTSLAGGGFHMPSRTNRLAQILTANRIPFTYRDLGTDEEAKKVWKRYSRGRMLPGVVRGKDDIIGNWEEIEDANEEYRLRELIYETL